The following is a genomic window from Nitrosomonas communis.
CCTACAATCGGGGTCACGACCGGCCACCATTGACGGTCTTTCCAATCCATCCAGAAATCCCAGTCACCTGCCAGCAACATAAAATGCATGTGGTATGTTCCAACCAGCAGTATGCACAGAATCGGAAAATAAATCAGATCAATTGATCGCGACATGTGGATTGCTTCCGGTGGCATCTTGGCAGCTTGCAGAATGTCCTTGGTTTTGAACATATCTGCAAAGTAGCCTTCACTTTTTGACAGCAATGGCACAAATAGAAACAAAACAGGTATGAATATTAGTACCCATACTATACTTTCATTCATGATTCAACTCCCTCCCTTTTGAAGCTTTTAATATTTAAATATGACATGACGATTCCTTTCTTTTCTAAGTGTTTTTAACCGCCGACCATTCTATGTTTCCCTCACATAGGTCGACTCACTTTTATTTCATTCCCACTTCTGGTTTGCCAGAAGCAGGAATGATAAGCAGGTATAAACCCAGAGAATTAAGGAACAATCCGGTTGTTAAGGATTTCCTTGTTAGCGTTGTTCCAAACCACGTCTGTCAGATTGGAGTAACGGGTGATGATCTGAGCTGCAATACCGCCTGCGAATAATCCCGACCAGCCCAGAATCACAAAGCCCCAATGCAATGGTGCACTGAAGAGTTCTTCCATGAACCAGAATGCATGACCCCATTCATTCAAGCCTACGTTTGGCAGAATCATGAGCGGACCTGCAATGGCCAACACCAGTGGGAAGGAAATCCCTCTGCTGTATAAAGGCAGGCGAGTCATTGCGTACAGGTATGAAGCCACACCACATACGATATACATGGGGAAAGAACCATAGAATACGACTACATGGCTAGGAGTAAAACTAGTATCCCGGATAATTACCTGGTGCCATGATGCATCTTGCTCGGTGAAGAAGCTACCACCCCAGTATACGCCAAAGAGGTAAACACCAAGCCACATCATCCAGTAAAAATAGCGTTTGATTTCCAGTTTTGGATCCAGATTGTCCAGTTGCTCTTTGGTATCACGGGTTTTCCAAATCCAGCCCCAGGTAATCAATGCAAATAACGGCATAATAGTCATGTGAACACGCCACAATCCCATCCATACGCGATCAAATTCCGGCTCCATTGAGTCCATACCATGAGAATACGCGAATGTTCGTTGATACCAAATCCAGAATATCGCTACCAGCAGCATGGTAGCCATTCCAAATTTATACCATTTTGAGTCATACCATACCGACGTGTCATAGCTTTGGGCGCTTGACGCTGCGCTGCCCGTTCCATATGTTGTTGCCATTTGTACTTCCTCCTGTTTTTCATTCACTTATAAAAAGTAATATTCTTTCCTAGCATATTACCCTTACTCGTTAACTATCGCAGTATCCCATAAAAACCTTTTTGTCTTCAGGGTTTATCGATAGCCTTCCTTCTAAACTACTCTTCTTGTTGTTCCAGCTAAAAAGTGCTACACCCTTTGCTGGCTACACTCTACAGGCTAGTCACCTTCATCGTTTTAGTCAAGTAGTTTTTCCATATTTATAGCAGGGTATTTCAGAAAATATTAATTTCCATTACTACTTCAATAGTTTGGGTAAAGGTTCGGTTGTCGGCTGTCCTTTCAGAATTTAAATTTTTTAATTCTTTTTTGAATAGAGGTCGACAAAACGAATTTCCTAATTTTGAAATTAAGTAAACTCATTTAAAATATGACATACTCCTTGCGAACTTTAATTATCTGCAAGCACTCTTAATTAACCTACAATAAAATCTAGTAAGATTACTTAAAAACGATAGTCCGCATCGTTGTATTTGATATTTAACAATAATCTCTTACTTACCATGCTCATATCAGGCAGTGACATCATGGATACGGCACCAATTAATCCAGAATTCTAAAACTAGCGCTAAAAGAGAAAACACAATTTTTGTTTTTTTTTGTGTATATTTATTACCAAAAGTATGAGTAATAGGGAATCATTACTTTCGCTGAATGATAAAATTACTGCGGCTGTTACTCTTCTAAAAGCGGGTAAAAACGTCGCCTTTCCTACAGAAACTGTTTATGGACTCGGAGCTGATATCACCAATGTTTCAGCGATAAATCAAATCTTTGAAATAAAAGGTCGACCTATCGACCATCCTCTTATAGTGCATTTCGCAGAGGTGCATCTATTAGATTATTGGGCAATTGATATTCCGGATTCAGCCTGGTTATTAGCCGAGCATTTCTGGCCGGGGCCTCTTAC
Proteins encoded in this region:
- a CDS encoding methane monooxygenase/ammonia monooxygenase subunit C, which encodes MATTYGTGSAASSAQSYDTSVWYDSKWYKFGMATMLLVAIFWIWYQRTFAYSHGMDSMEPEFDRVWMGLWRVHMTIMPLFALITWGWIWKTRDTKEQLDNLDPKLEIKRYFYWMMWLGVYLFGVYWGGSFFTEQDASWHQVIIRDTSFTPSHVVVFYGSFPMYIVCGVASYLYAMTRLPLYSRGISFPLVLAIAGPLMILPNVGLNEWGHAFWFMEELFSAPLHWGFVILGWSGLFAGGIAAQIITRYSNLTDVVWNNANKEILNNRIVP